The DNA sequence atataataacaataataaaaagaaacgtcagttggctgcctcctgcatgccccctacaggggattgagcccacagcccgggcatgtgttttgactgggtatcgaaccggtgacctcttagttcatgggttgatggtCAATCACGGAGCCACAGGGGCGGGTTTGAATGTGCCTTTAAAgtctctacccccctcccccctctcccattCTGCCTGTGCTGACCTCTGCCATCTCCCTCCTGACGCCCACACCTCGGGTTTGAAGCGGGGGCCTGGAGACTGGTGCGTGTGTGGGAGAGGAGAATGCAGCCACGTTCCGCTGTGGAGAGAAGTGAAGGCACACGTTTAACCGGCTTAGGGAGCGATAAACAGGAGTACACTGTTACCCAAAGCAAACAGTCCTTTTGCCTTCCTCCCTTCTAACCTGACGGTGCTGTTCCCACGCCCTCTCAGGGCAGCGGTTTCCGCTGGAGGCGTTGCTGTGAGTTGCTAATTAGCCAAGCAAGTTTCACAGCCTTTGAGGGTTTTTGTCCAGGTAGACTTGTTTTCGGCAGAAGACGTGGGCGTGGGGAGgggtcacactcaaggggcctggTCTGGGAACTAAGGTTTCTAAGGCCAGCATGTCCAGGCCTGCTGCACACTGGCCCGCTGGCCCCAGGGTGACCATCGGAAGAGACCTGCCTCGAATGACACAGGAGCAGAGACTTACCTGATCAAGTGCTGGATTTTGAAGCAGCAGGTACCTGAGAACTGTTGTTCCGAGGGCAGCCTGCAGAGGGCGCGCTAGAGCACACCTTTTAGTGCTAGTGGGTCCGGGTCCTCCAGCCCCTGGGCCGTCAGATTCTTGTCTCCAGAAAACCGCACTGAGTTCCCTGGATCTACAGCAGCAAAGTCTCCCAGAAATTTAACACGAGCCACATCCTTAACGGAGACATTTCTAACAGCTCCTTTCAGAGGGAAAACCCGGGGTAAGGAGTTTTAGTGATTTATCGAACACAACACATCAAAAGTGTGACTTCGGTATGTAGTCAACAGAAACATGATTACTGAGACCCTTCAGATTACTTTTTTCCTGCGAAGTCTCCACAGTCCTGTGCATGGGTCACACTTAAACACATTTCTGTTCCAGGCTGGGTTTTCATCAGACCTCCTGGATTTGTGTTTAAATTTCATACTCACTGTGGAAACAGACTCAAGTTGTGTGACATATCTTAAACACTGCCTCATCATTGAATTAAGTATCCAGTTtgacatttaattaaaataaagttagaaatttTCTGTAGTTGTATTAGCTAATTTTAAGTgcttaatagccacatgtggttagtggctTCTGTATCGGACAGGGCAGATAGAGAATCTTTTATctaccaaattttattttttctcccatgtgctgttatttttaaaaaaaaatatattgtttattgatttgagagagggagagggatacagataaaaacatcaatcggctgcctcctgcacgccccctagtggggatcaagcctgcagcccagggatgtgctctgaccaggaatcaaaccggtgacctcttggttcaggggTGGTAGCCCAACCTCTGAGCCCAGGGGCTGGGCTGCTGTTATTTTTAACCAAGAGAAACAGTTCCTCTCCAGAGTCCCCTTGAAGCTCACGCCAGTGAGAGGGGGTGGATTGTCGGCTCACTTACCTGATGTTCTAAAGCCTTTACGAAGCTTTAATTTTCCTGGGTTATTTTTAGTTCTCTACTTGGTTGGTGAGTGCTTAACTGACAATTTTTTTAGATCACACCTGTGCCAGTACCAACCGTTTCCCACAGGACTTTTCCATTTGAACGGAGTCACTGGGAACTGCTGGTCGGAGAAACTCGAAGGCATGGAGGAgccacttttttcacccagccgcCCCAGGAGGGTGCGGGAAACCAATTTTCCCACGTTTGATGGATATGTGCCCAAATCAAAGTCCTGCCCACATGTtcacccagtgattccacttccaGAAATGTCTCCCTCAGCAAAACCTGAACCCGTGGACAGAGATTTATGCAAATTGCTTATTCTAACATTTGCTAGTGGCCCGAGGAAAACCACTCACATGTACCTATCGGTATGGgtttattaactaaaatttccCACGTCCACACAGGGAACGCCCTGTGGCTGTTAGATCTGTACAGACGGCCTTCCACGGAGCATACCTGTGGCACCATCCCACGGTGGACAGACATGCGTGCCCGTGCATTAACGCTTTCTAGGGTATGCAAGAAACCCAACAGcgggtgatggggggaggggaatcccactttttatcattttttaaaaataatgagcatgtattgcttttattattaaacattagCTACCCCATTGTCAAGTGTGGGCCTTGTTTTGACCCCGATTGGAGCAAATAAAAAGGTATTGTAGAGACATCCGGGGAAATGTGATTCTAAATTGCGAATCTGAAGATTGAATTTAATTGGGTGAGGCGTGGTGGCCACGAGGCTGGTTAGGCGACTTCGGGAAAAGGGTGTCTAGGTAAGAGGCAAGTTCTGAGTTGCGTCGGGGTGATCAGTTCGTGGGTGCTTTACACTGTCCTCTTCACTGTTGCAGATCTTTGAAAACTTTCATGACCAAGTTTTAGAAAATCAATTAAATCAGGAGGAGCTGTTAAAGAGCTGAGCTTCCCAAGTCTTTACACAGGAGTGGACAGACGGAGTGCGTGTACGCTTCCCTCACCGGGGGCGTGCCTGGGAGAGGTCGCTGCAGGAAGAATTCCTGCCCTAGAAGGGCACCTGGACAAGGTTGCTCTGAGGCAAATTTAAGACGTAACCAAGTACCTCCTGCGATCCTCATAATCAAAGTAATTACCACCATGTACTAAAaacttactgatttcagagaagaagggagagagagaaacatcaatgaagagaatcatttatctgtcctggcccatttggctcagtgggtagtgtccacgtgtggactgaagggtcctggtttgattcccggtcagggcacatgcctgggttgtgggctccatctccagaagggggcgtgcaggaggcagccgatccatgattctctctcatcatagatgtttctgtctgtctctctcccttcctctctgaaatgaataatatatttgaaaaagaaaacaaaacatttatcagctgcttcctgtactgggcatcaaacccacaacccgaggatgggccctgaccaggaattgaaccgtgatctcctggttcataggtcgccaatcactgagcgacaccagccagaCCTCCGGGTCTTAATTTTAGTTAAAATCATGTCTGGTGTGATAACTGAGAGCCCATAGCAACTAACCTATCTTCATAAAGGCCCTTTCCCTTGTGGTTTAAAGAACGGGGTATTTAATAAGGTTATGTTTTTCAGTTTGTGGTAACAAAGGAAATAAACCTTGGTCCAGTGGCTTTTTCAATGTGGTGGGAATGTGTAATGCGTTAGGGGAGAGCGCTGTTTCTCGATTGTAATATTTACTAACTCCTCCCTCACAGCAGGCCCTGCGCTAGATGCTTCACGCTCCTCCGAGTGAGCAGACGCCGAGTTTGGTCGCATCCCAGGCAGCCTGATGCCGAGTCGGCTCAGCGTCCCGCCTCCCCGGCTGCTTTCCTGCTACAGTGGACAGCAAGGGCCCCACTGATGATAAAGGCAACACATAAAAGTAGTGAATACACATAAAAGTAGTATTTATTAACTGGGCTGTACATAGATTGATTTAGTCAATCCAAGAAACGAGACAAAAACTTAAGTAAAACCTGTAACCATCCGGCCTGAGTTTTACCGGCCAGGAGAGGAGACTTGAGAGAAGCGGCTCCGGTTCCCTGTGCAGGGGGAGCCGGGGGGGAGCCACGGCCGTGCCAACCGGGGCTGTGGCTGATCTGCTGCATGTACTGCCCACCCCAGGGGCCGGCCtgctgcccagtgctggggcCGCGCTGCTGAGGCACGGTCGTAGGGTCCTTGTCATAAAGTGAAACAGCTCCCCGGAGCACTTGCCTCTTTGTTGGCGCAGGTGCGCGGCACACGCGGTCAGCACGCGGCACTCACTCCGCCCCAGCCTCCTGTGCTCTGGCAGCATTTTCCAGAATCTTCCTTTTCCACTCTTCGTAATCCAGCACCGGGTCTTCACTGCTTGGCGGTTTAGGTGGGCCCTCTTCCACCTTCTCTATTTCTGCGAGAAAATTACCAACGTGTTTCAGTCTCATGTTTACAAATGACCTAAGAAGAAAGAAGCTTCTTTCACGTGTCCACTAACTGTAGGGACACAGGGAACGTGACCCTAACTGGAACGTGACGCTAACTGGAACGTGACGCTAACTGGAACGTGACCCTAACTGGAACGTGACGCTAACTGGAACGTGACCCTAACTGGAACGTGACCCTAACTGGAACGTGACGCTAACTGGAACGGGACGCTAACTGGAACGTGACGCTAACTGGAACGTGACCCTAACTGGAACGTGACCCTAACTGGAACGTGACCCTAACTGGAACGTGACGCTAACTGGAACGTGACGCTAACTGGAACGTGACGCTAACTGGAACGTGACGCTAACTGGAACGTGACGCTAACTGGAACGTGACCCTAACTGGAACGTGACCCTAACTGGAACGTGACGCTAACTGGAACGTGACCCTAACTGGAACGTGACCCTAACTGGAACGTGACGCTAACTGGAACGTGACCCTAACTGGAGTGTGACCCTAACTGGAATGTGACCCTAACTGGAACGTGACGCTAACTGGAACGTGACGCTAACTGGAACGTGACCCTAACTGGAACGTGACGCTAACTGGAACGTGACGCTAACTGGAACGTGACCCTAACTGGAACGTGACCCTAACTGGAACGTGACGCTAACTGGAACGTGACCCTAACTGGAACGTGACCCTAACTGGAACGTGACGCTAACTGGAACGGGACCCTAACTGGAACGTGACCCTAACTGGAACGGGACCCTAACTGGAACGTGACGCTAACTGGAACGTGACCCTAACTGGAACGTGACCCTAACTGGAACGTGACCCTAACTGAAATGCAAGTGGAGGCAGCGGCTCACACACCTAATTTTTGCTCTTACACTCCAAGTGTCCCAGACACCCTGACAGCAGGTCAAACTCGCCACACACTCCCCTTGTGCCTGTCAGGCACCGAAGCCGCACCACCTCCTTCAACCCGCACGGCAATGCTAGGAAGTGGGGGCCGATACGAACGACCTCCATGGCTTTGAAATGGAGGCTCTCAGAAATTAAGGGACATCCCTAAACCGCAGCCAGGCGGCGGCAAGGCCGGACTGGAGGCCACGCAGTCCGGCAGCAGCTGTGCCCTTGGACCCGATGCCCGTTAAGGAGGTAACAGAGCAGCGGGGCGCTCGCTGCAGTAAACCCCGTCCGTGGGAGTTAGTGCGCCTTACCCGTTCCCGGAGCTTCATCCGCTGTCTTCTGTTTCTTCCACGGCGGGGAACCGGAATCTCGAGGCTCTCCTTTAAGAAACGAGAAGTGTCATCAGGTTAATTTTTCTCCTATTCTCAACGTTAGTATTTGggcatattaaaaacattttcttaatgtttttactgatttcagagaggaaggaagtgggagagatagaagcatcaatggtgagagagaatcatggatcggctgccccctactggggacgcagcccgcaaaccaggcctgtgccccgaaCGGgaattgagcaacactggccaggtttGGGCACTTTTTGGATGACAAATAACCAGATTCCTTGACTGGTCAGCAaccaggagcagggaggaggcagcgaGCTTGCCTTGGTCTCTTCTCGGCTTCTCGTCAGACCTGCGAGGCCCTGCTCTTCCAGCTCGGGTATGCGAGGCCGGCCGCCAACATGAAGCACGTGCATAGAGTCCACTTACAGGTGGACTCAGGGAATCACGGGCTTTTAAAAACTTAAGCTACTTTAATTGAACAACAGAATAAAACAGCTTCCTCGCTGAAATGTATCTGGTGCACAGTAAACACAGAATTCAGAAGCAGCCGCTTTGCAAGTTTGAAAATCCTGGCCTTTGACCGGCAGGTTTACATTTTCACACGACACGTTCTTGAGCCACGGATTTGGTACTCACGGTCTATCTGCTGCCCGATCTTCTCTAACTGTTTACACAGCCGATCAAAGATGGCTTTCTTCACGCCCGACGTGGCTACCATTTTGTTTTTATCCACCTTTAGCTTTAAAATCCTACGAAGGAATTCGATAAATTATTGTTCTGCAGAACCACACATTTGTTTGgtttaagacagtggttctcaacctttctaatgccacgaccctttaatacagttcctcatgttgtggtgacccccaaccataaaattattttcgttgctacttcataactgtaattttgctactgttaatgaatcgtaatgtaaatatgtgttttccgatggtcttaggcgaccacacagatatttacattacgattcattaacagtagcaaaattacagttatgaagtagcaacgaaaataattttatggttgggggtcaccacaacatgaggaactgtattaaagggtcgtggcattagaaaggatgagaaccactggtttaagatatttttaaactataaatatatattttttattgacttcagagaggattttcagcccgcaacctgggcatgtgctctgactgggaattgaaccgtgacctcctggttcgtagattAACGTTCAACcctgagccccaccggccgggCTTTTCTGGATGTGCAGACACACTTACTTGCACGCCGTGAGCAGCGCGGCAGCGGTGAACAGCGGCCTGGACAAGTCGAGATCTGCTTGCTGTGTCTGTGGAAGGCTGGACTCGTAGCTGAGGGAGAGCAGCGTGTGCAGAATCCTCGTTAGAAAATAGTATTgcgtgccctgaccagtttggctcaatggatagtgcgtcggcctgcggactcgggggtcccgggttcgattctggtcgggggcatgtgccttggttgcgggcacatccccagtaggggtgtgcgggaggcagctgattgatgtttctctctcatcaatgtttctggctctctatccctctcccttcccctctgtgaaaaatcaataaagtatatttaaaaaaaaaaaaataaaaaaaaagaaaatagtattgcGAGGGGACTGGAGATGCCAATCAGACGTAAAGGCTATTTAAATGTGTGCGATACGCATTCTGTCCCTTCAGCATCCTTGTGACTTTTTGCACTGAGAGGTTCGTGAACAGAACACTGCGTCATTCTGCTTTATGACCAGCGTTAATCTTCAGTCCAGGTCCTTACACCTCGTACCTTTGCAGCGTCTGCGCAGCCAGGTTCACGGCCTCCGTGCAGCTGAACTGGACGGCCAGGTCTTGTATCCCGATACTTGAGTTCAGGCCCAGCAAACACTCGAATGACTTGAGACAGCTCTGGTACGTCTTCTTGTTCACACCGGCAAGTTTAGCTACATAAGCCTTCGAAAGGGAAGCACGCACAAACCCTAAGTCCTACACACGAGTGGGCCCCTGTCGGGAGAGCTAAGCGGGGCTCCACCTCAGAGAGGCAGCCAGGGACACGCAGACACGACAGCCGAGCGGCAGGAGCACAGCAGGTGCAAGTACCGTCGCCCATTTTCAACAAAGCTGCTCATGTGCAAGTCACCGGGACAAGGAGGGGAgtctggggagggaagggaaggggagtgtGGAGGGAtaggaagagaagaggggaacCGGGAGAGGAACCAGCTCTGCCTGGGGGAGTCCTCACAAAGGGGGTCACAGCAAGGCGGCCTTGGAGGTCCAACAGGAGCCCGCCAGAGGGCGTTCCCATGGAAAGAAGCTGCTGCATGTACACAGCCTTAAGCCATTCAAGTGCCTGGTCTGTTGGGGGAACTGTGTAGCTTGGAGTCTGCTCCAGAGAAGCTGTGAGTCTGATGGTGACGGGGAGCTGACGCCCGGGGAGCCAGGGTGTGTTTACTAGTACTGCCTCCGTTTAACAAGCGCGTCCTTATGTGACGGCACTGCGTTCAGTGTGTTTCACACAGGATATGGTGTAATCCTCGCAACATCCAGTGAGATGGGTATTCTTACCCCCACTTCACGGGTGAGGAAACTGGAGGCTCCCAGGGCTAGAAACAGGTGGGGCCGAGATCTGGTCTCAACCCTGACACCCCGATTCCCCGGCCTGTGCCCCCAACCACTGTGATACCGAAGGAAAGACACACCTGGGCTTCAAGGAACGTGCTTGAGGAGGACGCTGGCCGAAGCAGGGGAGGTGGCCTTGATGAAGGAAGGCGGGGCCAGGGAAATTAGATAATAAAGAGAAtgttgcaaaaaaaattttttttccccctccagctTGATAAAATGGTTTTAAAGTTCATCTCGAATAGTCAGGAAAACTCAAGAGTTTTGATGGGGTCTGGGCCCACCCGAAGGTGAGATGTGCGATAGCTCAGACCTTAGTGGGCCCTGCTTACCCTGtccaaggggcagctcctacagGAGGCCGCCAGGTCCAGGCACATGACGGCGCTGCTGGTCTCGGTGGTGTGCGCAGACAGGCCCCCGCACTTCACCCGGGACAGCCGCAGGTACTCCTCCGCTTTCCTGGGTACAAGGGCAACACCATCCCTGAAACTCTGCTCCGGTCGTTTGTCCAACACCTGGGCAAACAATGCGTGCAGCCTGGCGGGCTTGAGCCTGAGCCTATTCCCTATGCAAGTTTACGTGGGGCCGGGCAGCTCATCCCTTGGGGAGGACGCGGGGCTCCGACTCCAGACATCACTGTGCTCAAGTACCGCTTGCAGGCAAAAGCAAGCTCTCCAATCCCTCCAAAAACGGCCCTTCTGTCTTCCTTATGTTGCCGGAACAAGCTTGCACCACCCGGCAGGCCAGACCGCGTCTCCTTCCCGACCCCTTCCTCCAGATCTGCGACTCTCAAACCTGAACACCCACGGCAGAGGCTGGGTCTCCTCCCCAGCGACTCTGATGGGTGGGCGTGGGGTGGCACCAACAACTTGCTTTTCTAACCAGTGTCAAGATGACACCGATGCCGCTGGTGCTGGAACCGCCCCTGGAGAGCCACTGTTGTGGATGACAACCGAATTCGAGAGGTCTCGCTccaaacccgccccccccccccgaccggTCCGGGTCCGCTGTCCACGCTGTAGCCATTGGCCTCCCGTCAAACCCTGGATCCTGCAGGGCCCTTCCCATCTCAGCGCTTTGGCACAGGCTGTGAGCTCGGCTCGGGCCCCTTCTGTCATTCGGTCTCAGCGCACAGGACAcccacccccggccccggccccggggtcCGGCCGGCACCCTGCTTTGTTTCGCACGTAGTTCCTGCCAACACCGAGACCTCCGTGGGGCCTGTGCCCCGTCGGTCCGCTTCGCCGTTGCAAACAGACCCCCAAGAAGCACGTGAGGAACGACCGAAGTTCTCCGACTctcgccctccccgccccccgcctccgcGCACCCCAGGGAGCCATTAGCTCCCGGGGGAGTCCATAGTGGCCCCTCGACACCtcctccaggacggctgccggcCTAAATCCTGCGGGAAAGGGGCGCGGCTCGCCTGGGGAGGAACCCGGGCCGCTGCGGCGTGCGCGGCCGGACTCACCTCAGGACATCGGGCTCGGAGATGCCGAGGCGCCGCGCTAAACGGGGGATCAGCCCGGACTCCATCGCACCAACGAGAGGACCCGCGAGCACAGCTCCGAGGAGACGAAACCCGCGCGCAGACGCCGCGCCCGCCAGTGgcggccaggccccaccctcctgctgcaCCCGGATTGGTTGGGACGGAACGTGAGACCGCCCCGTCCACCaatcttggccttccttctgcgcACGCGCATGCCGATTGCACGCGCCAAAGCAAACCGACGTGGACGAGCGGTTCCCACTCCTTCTATTCCTCCATTCTTCACAAACTCCAGAAaggctcccttcccctctggctttCTCCTTCCTGGCTCCGAGCGAGTCCCCgcctctccgccccgccccgccctctcccACACCGTGAACAGACTGGCTGGCGCCTCGGTCCTTCAACCCAGTACTCTGGGGCAAGGGCCAATAAATACGCGAGACTTAGGCTCCTAGAAGCGGACCAATCGAGGGGCCTCCTGCAGGCCCGAGGGCGGGGCTAgagagggcggggcctggaggcccTGGCGTCACCTGACCGCGGCTGGCTCAGCGCGCGGAGGCTGCTGAGTGCTGCAGGTCCCGGGGAGTCGCCATGGTGAGTGCCGAGGGGCGGCGGGCCCGGGCGGCCCCCCTGACAGCTCGGGCGCTTGCCCATCGCCCTGGAGCGCTGCGGCGGAGTTGGGGCCCCGCCGCCGGGTCGCGGCTCCGACCAGCCCGGCGTGGCCTGCGGAGTGCGGGACAGGCCGGGGAAGGCCGCAGGCGCGGTGGGCGGTGGCTCCCGGTCGCAGCCGAGGCTCCGAGgcgggcgctccccgggggtgtCTCGGCCTGCAGGCACTGGGGTCCGCTGAGGTCCGCGGCCGCCCCTGAATGCAGTCGGCCACCGCCCGAGTGCTGGGGCTGAGTGTccggctgggccgggggcgtgcgGAGGGCCCGAGGCATCGGGACCCGCCCAGAGGTGGCTCCCCGGCCGGCGTCCCACCTTCGTGCCTGGCAGTGTCCGCCGGCCCCATGCCCTCTCTGGTGCAGGAAATACCCACTGGGGGGACCGTAACGGTGCCCTGGCCTTTCCCGGCGTCGTCGCCTCCTGAGCGCGGTGCCTTTCAGCGATTTCTAGGGACTCGCTTACGCGAATTTCCTGGAAGGACGCGTGCTCCCTGATAGCTAGGAAAGTGTGGTCCTCGGGCACCTGGCCGTCTCCCCGGTCTCCCCAGTCTCCCCAGTGACGAAATCCAGGCGCTCCCCTCGCTGGGAGCAGGATTCTTGGCGGTGCGGCGTGGCTGCTGGCCGGTAAACTGGAACTTCCTCAAAATGTGCGCCCTGGTTCCCACAAAGGCGAGCTGTCACTTGCATTTTATTGGCGTTTCACAGAGTCTGCACGGCTGAGGGATGTGTCTGTGTGGGGGCGCCGTAGGTCAGTTTTGAGGGCCTCACATGCGCTCTGTGCAGATGGGCCCCTGGACACGGGCTTCCCTTCCCGCGAGTGAGGGCCGCAAAGCAGCATTCAGTGCGGACGCGCACCGCGTTCCTGGGGCCTATTGCTCTGCGAGGTGATGTTGCTTATTCCCCAGACTTGGTTCAGTTGGGAATGGCCGTAAGGACAGTGCAGAAATGTAACGAGGATTGAAAGCCCTTAATTGAGGCTCTCCTGCCATACACCCCTTTCCTGTGTCAGGTGAACGGGTTCAGAGCGGGGAGCCAGACCCACAGTCCTGTGCACTTGGATTTCATTGGGAGAGAAAACTTGAGTGCTGGTCTGGTCGCTGTCACTGTCTCTGACTCGGGCAGGTCCGTCAGTCTGCTTTGAGCCTTACTTTTGCATTTGAAAACCTgtgctgcctggccagtgtggctcagtggttgagctttgacctatgaaccaggaggtcacggttccattctcGGTTGGATtcttagtcaagggcacatgctcagttgcaggctggatacccagtggggggcgtgcaggaggcagccgatccatgattctgtctcatcactgatgtttctgtctctccctttcccttcctctctctctcaaatcaataaaaacattaaagagaaagaaagaaaggaaacaagcGTTGGCCTCTTTGGCTCCTCCCATTCTGGAATCTAGGATCCAGTTCAGTTTGTCCAGCACCTTGTGTGCCTTGTACATCAGGACTGTGCTCAGCGCTGGAATCGGTCCCTCTCTCACGGAGCTtaggggcctggaggggaggaaggtgggTGGAGCTGGAGGCAGACAGCCGGAGGATGGAGGGCCGAGGATGCTGTGCCGGCACCATGGCTCTGCGGTGGGTCTCGGGGAGAGGCCTGCCTGGGGAGCTGGGAAGGATGCCCGGAAGTGCAGTGCGTAGGCAGGTGATGGTCTCCCTCCTGAGTTCCGTGCCCTCCTCGTCCCTGCCCCTGTCCGCCCTCCTTCAGTTGTTCTTTTGTGCCTTACACTTTCAGCAGCTCTTGCATGAACGTGGCGGTGTTCCGTCACTTTGTGAGTGGGTTCTTTTCACTTTGCAGGTGGCTTGGGTTGTGTTGTTAGGGTCCATCTGCAGCCTGTGAGTGGAGAGATTGTCCAGCAGACAGGTGGTGAGGACAAGTGGAGATGATTGGCTGTGTCCACGGGGGGATAATAATGACGGTGACACTTCTGACGTGCTTATTGCGAAGTGCGTTTCCTTCATTCTTCATCACAGTGACGTGAGTGCTCCTGTTAGCCCCGTTTGATAGGAGGGGAAGTGGAATGGAGAGGGGTTTTGTGATCACAATGACCCCGCTTTTCTCTGCGCCCTACTCCTGTGTAGACTTGGGAGTGCTGTTGTTTTGGATCTCGAGCTAAAAGGGGCCTGATCACCAATGTTAATTTGATCTTGATTCTGTAGTATTTCCATCTTTTCTTTAATAACATAAAACAAACCTTTTAAAAGCGAGCAGTTCAGTGCATTTTAGCACAATGTCATACCACCCCCACCTCTGTCTAGTTGCCAAACATCGTCACCCAGCGGAGACCCTGTGGTGCTCCTTCAGCAGTGactccccactctccctcctggTAGCCACCTGCGACCTGTTTCTGGGGTGATTGGCCTGTTCTGGATGTTTCATACACCCGGAATCACGCAAGTTATgggcttttgtgtctggcttctttcacttagcacaagtTTTCTAGGTTCACTCCCAGAGTGTGTGTCAATACTGCTTTCCTTTTTACGACTGGATAATACTCTGTTATTGATGTGTACCGtaacttgtttatccattcatccgttGATTCTCTAGTAACGTTTTATTAACTTAAGTATTCTAACATTCTAACACCAGCTCATCCATTCACTCGTTGGACATTTACGAA is a window from the Eptesicus fuscus isolate TK198812 chromosome 21, DD_ASM_mEF_20220401, whole genome shotgun sequence genome containing:
- the ORC6 gene encoding origin recognition complex subunit 6; its protein translation is MESGLIPRLARRLGISEPDVLRKAEEYLRLSRVKCGGLSAHTTETSSAVMCLDLAASCRSCPLDRAYVAKLAGVNKKTYQSCLKSFECLLGLNSSIGIQDLAVQFSCTEAVNLAAQTLQSYESSLPQTQQADLDLSRPLFTAAALLTACKILKLKVDKNKMVATSGVKKAIFDRLCKQLEKIGQQIDREPRDSGSPPWKKQKTADEAPGTEIEKVEEGPPKPPSSEDPVLDYEEWKRKILENAARAQEAGAE